The genome window TCCATCCATAAATAAAGCTCTGGCGAATGACGTAATTGGCGGCATTATACAGATTTTTGGACTTGAAAGCTAGTTCGTCAATTTGAGCAAAACGGTGTGACGTGGATTTAATGATGTGCCTTTCTGTTAACTGCATTCAGAGTCTCCGTCTTTCAACTCGGCAATTATTTTTTCTGTCTTCCTACTGGCGCGTCGCTGTCCGTAGAGTCGAGCAGCAAAGCTAGTAACTATAGCTACTAAGTCTTGCATTAATTCATCTTTTCCATTTTCTGCTAAATTGACTATTTCCAACTTAATTCCTAATCTTGATAGCAGAACATCTAAGTAGTTTGTACCAAATCGAGCCAAACGGTCTTTGTGTTCAACCAATAAAATGTCGTAGTCGTCTTGTCGTAGCAGTGATTCTAATTGTTTTCGGTGGTCGTTCAATCCGCTGCCAATTTCTTTGACATTTCTAACGATTTGATAGCCATTGGCAATTGCGTACTCAGTCAACCTCTCCGATTGGCGGTTGAGATTATCTTTGTTTTCCGAAGAAGATACTCGACTGTAAATAGCGACTCGATTTGTTGTTTTATTTGATGAAAATTGCGGTGAATAATCAACTATGATCAGTCCGCTTTCTGTCTGCCTTGCAGGATGTGGCAGTTTGTTTGCCTTCCACCAGCGCCAAGCGGTTGTGTAGCTTATGCCTATTGCTTTAGCGTAGTCAGGTAGTTTCATTTTCACCTCCTGACTACAAAATACCATCGCTGCTTACTACTGACTACAAATTTAATAAAGTTTTACAATACCAGCGTTCTTGTCCCCTTCTATTTACCAGAAGCTCTCAGCGATGCTGTTGATGAATTGCTGAGGATTGAAGACACACCCGCACTAAGTCAATTAGTTGAGGTGGAACTGTTTTCAGCAGTTGCCCGCAAATTGCGAATGAGGAAAATTTCTCCAGAAGAGGCAAGACAAATAGCGCTCGATTTTCAAACTGACTTGGATGAAAATTTTTATACTCGCATCCCCTTAGAGCCAATTCATTACAATTTAGCTCGCGATTGGATTAGCCGCTTTGAAGTACCGTTGCGTACCTTAGATGCACTGCATTTAGCAGTAGCAAGTTCTAATCAGTTGCTTTTGGTGACTGGCGATGAAGCTTTGGCTCGCAGTGCTCGGACTTTAGGAATTGAAGTTCAGTTATTGATTGCCGTAGCTGAGGGCTAAAAGGTCTATCGCCCTTTTGTCAATGAAACTGCACTTATGCCTCCACCAAAGGTGCATAGCAGGATTTCATATCCTCGCGGGAGATGATTTTAGTTGATGTTTCCGCAGGTTCTAATCCCTGGCGAGCGTTGAGCCAAGGTGTCTCTGATTGCGTCAATTCTGCAAGATGTTTAGCACTTAATTCTCCATAAGCATTCCAAACTTCTTCGAGAACCTCGATTTCATCTTCATCAAATTCTTCTTCAAAATTATCGGGAGCGGGAATATCGCTATATTTGTAAGCTTTGTACTGATCCCAAACATCGCGGACAATGGGGCCGGAAACCCAAGCTTCAATATCTCGATCGAATAGCGGCTGGCTTCTAAAGACTAAACTCCAAGCTTGTGCATAATACACGAGCTTTTGCAGTTTCAGCCCAGAAATGGTATCGCCTGCTTCTCGATCGACACGACATAAAAAGTAACGAGCTACGTCAAGAGCACTTTTCATAGTTTTAGGATTTGAGTAATTTGACAAATTCACTTTTGATGCTAAGCTATTTGGTGGCTTTAGAAGTACGATCGCAACTTCGATCGCCCTTTTCCCCTCGCAACTACATTTCTCTCCCCACATCCCCCAACCTTTGAGCTAATTCTTTCTCGCTGCAGCTAAGCTAACTCCTCATGCCAACCAGGTTCATCCGGCTCGACCCTAGGTAAATCGTACATCGCCGGCAGCCTTTGCTTCGGAATGTCGATCGGCTCGAGTGCAAGCGACGCCGAATGCTGGACGGGAAACATCATCAAGGCTGACTGCTACTGGCGGTCATACAATTTTAGATTTAAGATTTTAGGTTTTAGATTGGCAATGGCTTATTATGTAAAGGTTTGGAGCTGGCCTACCGTTGCATCCTTTTTTCAAACAGGCGGTCATGCGATTTTAGATTTTAGATTTTAGATTTTAGATGGGCAAGGGCTTATTATGTAAAGGTTTGGAGCTGGCCTACCGTTGCATCCTTTTTTCAAACAGGCGGTCAAAATCTGGTATTTCTATTTTATCGCCCGAATTATCCCAACCAGCAATTAAAGTCCCCACCTGCGGTACGCTAGATCAGGTGAATATATTGGCTGATTTCAAGCTATCCTCCGATCGATCTTATGTCCCCAACCACATCTGCCCCTTCCCGAACCGTTCGCATCGGTTCCCGCAAAAGCCAACTCGCTCTCGTGCAAACCCACTGGGTGCAAGAACAGCTACAGAAACACTTCCCGCAACACACTTTTGAAGTCCACACCATGTCCACCCAAGGGGACATAATTCTTGATGTCGCCCTCGCTAAAATTGGCGATAAAGGACTTTTCACCAAAGAATTAGAAACGGGAATGATTAACAATGAAACGGACTTTGCCGTTCATTCCCTCAAAGATTTGCCTACCAATTTGCCCGAAGGTTTAATTTTAGGATGCGTCACCGAACGGGAAAATCCCGCTGACGCCCTGGTAGTTCACTCCAAGCACAAAGACAAGCAACTCGACACCCTCCCAGAAGGTTCAGTAATCGGCACTTCTTCCCTGCGGCGGCTGGCTCAACTGCGGCACCATTTCCCTCATTTTGAATTTAAAGATATTCGTGGCAATCTCAATACTCGACTGGCTAAATTAGATGAGGGCGGTTACGACGCGATTATTTTAGCAGTTGCCGGCCTCGAAAGATTGGGAATGGGCGATCGCATCCACCAAATTATCCCTGCTGAAATCTCCCTTCACGCCGTCGGACAAGGTGCTTTGGGTATCGAATGCCGCGCCGGAGACACAGAAATCATGGAAGTGATTAAAGCTCTCGAACACTCGGAAACCGCCCAAAGATGTTATGCCGAACGCGCATTTCTGCGGGAATTAGAAGGCGGCTGTCAAGTGCCGATAGGTGTCAATACCAAAATAGAAAACGGTCAACTAACCTTAACTGGAATGGTATCGAGTCTCGACGGCAAGCGATTCGTCAAAGATAGTGTTTCCGGCGCCGCCGAGACTGCTGAAATGCTGGGAATTGACCTCGCTCACCGACTGCGCCAACAGGGTGCTAGTGCAATTTTAGAGGAAATATTTGTCGAAGTTCAACGTGGTTCATAAAACCGATCCGCATCTCTTTGTCAATGCTTTGAGACGCGATATATCGCCTTTTGTAA of Oscillatoria nigro-viridis PCC 7112 contains these proteins:
- a CDS encoding IS607 family transposase, with product MKLPDYAKAIGISYTTAWRWWKANKLPHPARQTESGLIIVDYSPQFSSNKTTNRVAIYSRVSSSENKDNLNRQSERLTEYAIANGYQIVRNVKEIGSGLNDHRKQLESLLRQDDYDILLVEHKDRLARFGTNYLDVLLSRLGIKLEIVNLAENGKDELMQDLVAIVTSFAARLYGQRRASRKTEKIIAELKDGDSECS
- a CDS encoding type II toxin-antitoxin system VapC family toxin; its protein translation is MKFYNTSVLVPFYLPEALSDAVDELLRIEDTPALSQLVEVELFSAVARKLRMRKISPEEARQIALDFQTDLDENFYTRIPLEPIHYNLARDWISRFEVPLRTLDALHLAVASSNQLLLVTGDEALARSARTLGIEVQLLIAVAEG
- a CDS encoding Panacea domain-containing protein; this encodes MKSALDVARYFLCRVDREAGDTISGLKLQKLVYYAQAWSLVFRSQPLFDRDIEAWVSGPIVRDVWDQYKAYKYSDIPAPDNFEEEFDEDEIEVLEEVWNAYGELSAKHLAELTQSETPWLNARQGLEPAETSTKIISREDMKSCYAPLVEA
- the hemC gene encoding hydroxymethylbilane synthase, with amino-acid sequence MSPTTSAPSRTVRIGSRKSQLALVQTHWVQEQLQKHFPQHTFEVHTMSTQGDIILDVALAKIGDKGLFTKELETGMINNETDFAVHSLKDLPTNLPEGLILGCVTERENPADALVVHSKHKDKQLDTLPEGSVIGTSSLRRLAQLRHHFPHFEFKDIRGNLNTRLAKLDEGGYDAIILAVAGLERLGMGDRIHQIIPAEISLHAVGQGALGIECRAGDTEIMEVIKALEHSETAQRCYAERAFLRELEGGCQVPIGVNTKIENGQLTLTGMVSSLDGKRFVKDSVSGAAETAEMLGIDLAHRLRQQGASAILEEIFVEVQRGS